DNA sequence from the Thermodesulfitimonas autotrophica genome:
GGATCAGGCGCATAAACTGCGGACCCTCGTTAATGATCTGCCGCCTGCTGTTCCGCGGCGCCGGGAGACCGGACCGCGCATTATTACCGTAACGAGCGGGAAGGGCGGCGTTGGCAAGACCAGTCTCGTAGTTAATCTGGGGCTGGTTCTGGCGCGCTGGGGGAGGCGCGTGCTGCTTTTCGACGGCGATCTAGGTCTGGCCAACATTGAGGTACTACTTGGCCTGACGCCGACCTACACGCTATACGAGTTCCTTTACGGCAACAAAAGCATCGAAGAGATATTGTGCACCGGCCCGTACGGGTTACAGGTTATCTCCGGCGGTTCCGGGATGCAGGAACTGGCCAATCTTGACAGTATCCAGCGGCAGCGCCTGCTCGACCTTCTGCCCTACCTGCGGACCCGGACCGACTTTGTTCTGGTTGATACCGGGGCGGGTATCTCGCGCAATGTGCTGGGTTTTGTGGCTGCTGCGGAAGAGGTGGTTGTGGTTATCACGCCCGAGCCGACTTCGCTCACGGACGCTTACGGGCTGATTAAGGTACTGGCGCGGTTTAAGGTGCACGCCGAGGCGCGCCTGGTGGTAAACCGGGCCCGCAGCGAAAAAGAGGCGCACCAGGCCGCGCAGCGGCTCCAGACGGTTTGCAGCAAGTTTCTCGGGTTTAATCTCAGCTACTTGGGGGAAATCCTCGAAGATGCCGTTGTCGGACAGGCAGTAAAAGAGCAGCGCCCGTTAGTCCTGTCGCAGCCCTATTCGGTGGCCGCGAAGAGTATCGGCAGGATTGCTCGTTGCCTGGTGGACGGAAAAGAGCCCACGCCGAAAGCGGCGGAGCGGTTCCTTGACCGGTTACTAAAGCTCTTTGGTTAAAGGGAGGGTCAGGTGTTGTTAACGAAGGAACAGATCGGCTTGGCTGTTAACCAGCGGGTGCTGGTGGCCCTGGAAGGAAGCGACGAGTATTACGTCTCCTCAGTGGAAGACATCACGGCCGATGCAGTGTTCATCGCTGTTCCTTACCGGCGCCAGGTACCGCTGGTCCTTTCCCGCGGTGACCGGGTAACCGTGCAGTTTACGGGGGAGAACGAATGTTTTGCCTTCAACACGACGGTTACTTCGCGGCGGGAAGACAGGATCCTGCTCTACGGCCTGGCTTTTCCGGAGGAAATCAAACGGATTCAACGCCGGCGTGACGTTCGGCTCTGTGTTATGCTTGATGTTCAGTACGCCGAGGTTCCGGAAGGCGATGCGGCGCCGGTTTTCAAACCGGGTCAGGCCCTCGACATCAGCGCCGGCGGGATGCGGCTGGTTTGTGAGAAGGAATACCCGCCAGGGACGGTGTTGTTGGTTAAGTTCCGGTTGCCGTTGCGCGGCAGCTTTTTTGAAACCGTAACTAAGGCGGAGGTGGTGCGCACGGAGCCGGTAGCCCTCGAGAAAAGGCGGTTATATCATTCAGGCGTTAAATTTCTCGACATGCCGCAAAACCACAGGGACAAAATTTTTAGCTACATCTTCTGGAAGATGATGGAGCAGGCCCGGCTCCGGTAGCCCTGCTCAAGAGGGGGGAGGGGGGTGTCTTGGCGTTGACGGAGGCCTGGCAGGAGTACAAGACCAACGGCAAAGATAGTGCCCGGGAGGAACTGATTCTCAAGTACCTGCCGCTTGTTAAGCAATTGGCCGCGCGGCTTGCGGTGCGGCTGCCTCCTTGGGTCAGCCAGGAAGATCTCGAAAGCGCGGGCATTTTCGGATTGATGTCGGCCATCGACCGGTTTGATCCCAACCATGGGACGGAATTCGAGGCCTACGCCTACCTGCGGATCCGGGGAGCGATGCTCGACGAGATTCGGCGGCTTACTTGGTTGCCGCGGAGCCTCTGGCAGCGCATGCAGGAGGTGAACCAGGTGCGGGAGGAGTTGGAAAAAAAGCGCGGGCAGCGGCCTTCAGATGAGGAGTTGGCCAGGATTTTAGGAATAACAGCAGGAGAACTGGCCAAAGTAACCTTTTACTTTCAGGCGGCCTGCCCTGTGTCCCTTGAAGAGGTCGTCAACGCCGGTAACGGGAACCGGGTTTGCTGGGGGGATTTGGTGGAGGACCCGGAGAGCCCCGACCCGCTCGAATTGCTCTGTCAGGGTGACGACCAATCACTTCTTGCCGAGGCCGTGGCGAGCCTCGACGAGAAGTTGAAGCTGGTCCTGGCGCTTTACTACCAGGAAGGGCTCACCTTAAAAGAAATCGGGAGGGTGCTTAACGTTTCAGAATCGCGGGTCTGCCAGCTGCACGCCAAGGCGATTAAGAAGCTGCGGGAGAAGATTCTCGCCATGAGTGAGGCAGGGGGCGTTCGTTAATGCTTGCCGTTCTGCTCGCAACCTTTTTGCTCCTGTTGCTTGCTTGCTGCGGGGGATTTTTCTGGTTCCTGATCCGCTTCAAAAAGCAACAGGATTTCCGGAGCAGGTTTGAGGAAGCGGTGACTGCGGCGGAATTAGACCTTGAGAGTCGCCTGGTAAACATTGAAAACCGGCTCGAAAACCTTACCAGCATCTGTCTCGAACTGAAAGGGCATCTTCAGTGGTTGGAACAGCAGGTAGGGGTTATCTTAAGCCGCCAGACCCGGGCAAAAGGGCAGTTGAGCGCTTACGAGGCCGTATACAGGGCCTTCGACACCGGCAAAATGGTGACCGAACTGGCCCAGGAATTCGGACGCAGCAAGGGCGAAATCGAGCTGATTCTCAACCTCAGACGGATGCGAAAGGAGGGGTAGCATGCTGCGCGGCATCTACACTGCCGCTACGGGACTCAATTTGCAGCAGGTGGCGATTGACCTTGTCGCGAATAACATGGCCAACGTTTCGACAACCGGCTTCAAGAGTGACCGTTTAAGTGCCGCGAGCTTTCCGGAACTTTTGCTGCTGCGCGTGGAGCCAGAAAGGAAGGTGCAGCCGGTTGGTTCAACCGGTTACGGAGCAGAAGTGGCGGCGGTTACCACCGATTATACGCAGGGTCCGCTTGAGAATACGGGGAATCTGCGGGACGTGGCCCTTCGCGGGGAAGGTTTTCTGGTGGTGCAAACCGGGGCCGGCGAACGTTACTTCAGGGGTGGTACCATTTTCGTTGACGGTGAGGGATACCTGGTAACGGCTAACGGTGACCGGGTTTTAGGCGAGGGTGGGCCGGTGCAGGTCGGCAGCAGCGATTATAAAATAGCACCCGACGGCACGGTTTTGGCGGGCGAAAACCCTGTAGACAGGCTGCTGGTAGTTGACTTCCAGGACAAAGGAGCCTTAATAAAAGAAGGAAACGGTTATTTTCGGGCGGCAGGGAGCTTACCGGAAACCGCTACGGGAACCGAAGTCTTACAGGGTTACCTGGAAGCCGCCAACGTGGACTTGACCCGGGAGATGACTGTGCTGATTGAAGGATTGCGGGCTTACCAGCTTAGCCAGCGGGCTTTACGGACGCACGATGAGCTCCTGGCCAAGGCGGTGAACCAGGTAGGTAAGGTCCGGTAACAGCTACATAACACCTCACGGATCGGTTCCAAAACCCGGGGCCGTGCTTAGGAGGATTCAAGTTGCAGGAAGTAGCAAAAGCGGTTATCCCGAGCGGCACACCCGAAGTTCAGGTGGGCATAGCCGATTGGAAAGTCGGGAAGGAACCCGTTATCTTGATCACGCTCGGACTTGGCTCCTGTGTTGGCATTACGCTTTACGATCCGGTCCATAAGATTGGGGGCCTCGTCCACGTGATGCTTCCCCGGATGGCCGATTTTTCGAAGGGGAGCGGAAAGCCGGCGAAGTTTGCCGACACTGGGATACCCCTTCTTCTCGAAGAGGTTTTACGGTTGGGGGCGAACCGGCGGCTACTTGAAGCCAAGATGGCCGGGGGCGCTCAGATGTTTACCGGCGCCGATAACAAGTTCCGTTTTGACATCGGTGAACGCAACGTGGAGGTTGCCCGGGAGGTCTTGCGGAACCTCGGGATAAAGGTGGTTGCCGAGGATGTGGGCGGTAACAGGGGCCGGACCATGGTCTTGGATACGGCAACCGGACGCGTTATGATCAAGACGCTTGGGAGCCAGATAAAGGAGATCTGAGATGAACTTCGACACTTTCAGGCAGAAGATGCACACGGCTTTCGGCATTGATCTGACCAGCTATAAAGAGACGCAGCTCAAGCGCCGGACGGGCAACCTCATGGCCAGGCGCGGGATAGGTGATTACGCCGCCTACTTTAATTTGCTCAAAAACGACCGGGAAGCCCTGCAGGAGTTTCTGGATTACCTGACGATAAACGTTACGGAATTCTTCCGGGATCCGGCCATGTTTAGGATTCTCGAAGAAAAGGTAATTCCGGAACTCTGGACGAAACGGTCGCTGCTCAAAATCTGGAGTGCCGCCTGTTCCAACGGCGCGGAGCCTTATTCTGTGGTGATGATTCTTGAGGATCTGCGGCCGGGTGGCCTCTACCGGATTGAGGCTACGGATATCGACCGAAAAATCCTTGCCGCGGCGATAAAGGGCGCTTACCCCGCCGAGCTGTTGAAGAACGTCTCTCCCGCCCGGTTGGCGAAATACTTCCGCAAAGAGGGCGATCAGTTTGTTTTTCGCGAAGAGTTCAAACGCCGGGTGGCTTTTAAATACCACGATTTGTTAAAAGACCCTTACGGCAAAGGATATGATCTAATCATTTGTAGAAACGTGCAGATCTACTTTACAAAGGAGGCGCAAAACAGGCTGATCAAGCAGTTCAGTGAAGCATTAAGTCCGGGAGGCTATCTCTTTATCGGGGCCAGCGAAACGATCTTTAACTACCGGGACTTTGGCTTAGAAAAGAGTCACCCCTCTTTTTATCGTAAGGTTTAAGCCGATTAATTAACTATGAGGAGCGTAAATACGGCTTGGGGTTAAGAAAGACGTAAAATGCAAGGAGCCCAAAAATCCCTGGCGCTTTGAAGGGGGCTATTTGGTTGAACGACGATGTGGTCGATATCTTACAGGAAGTCGGTAACATTGGTATTGGGAACGCTGCGACGGCCCTAGCGGAGTTCTTAAATGCTAAGGTTAACGTCACGGTACCGCGGGCGAGTTTGGTGCCAGTGGAAGAAGTCTTTGACCACATTGGTGGTGTGGAGGAAATCGTAGCGGCCGTGCTGCTCCGTGTGGAAGGGGATCTTAGCGGCACCGTCCTCTTTGTCTTCTCCGAAGGGAGCGTGCTTAAGCTAATTTCGCAGTTGCTCGGCCAGCCGATCGGTTCGCTGGAGGAGATTGGCGGGATGGGGGAGTCGGTCCTGATGGAGGTCGGGAATATCCTTACCGGCTCTTTCTTGAACGCCATCAGTATGATGTCTAATCTTACCATTATTCCTGCGGTGCCCCTCTTTACCTTCGATATGCTGGGTTCGATCATTTCGAGCTCCCTTTTGGGCACGGGAATGATGGAAGATCAGGTTCTTCTTATCGAAACCAAACTGGCGCAGGAGGGGGATGAAGTTACCGGTAACCTCTTGTTCTTCTTTGACGTGGGCACGCTCAACTCGTTGCTCAATTCTCTTCAGGTCCAGTTAGAAAGTCTGTAAGGAGGGTGACTTAATGGGGAAGAGGGTCCTGATTGTTGACGATGCCGCCTTCATGCGGATGATGATCAAGAACATCCTCACCAAGAACGGTTACGAGGTTGTCGGTGAGGCGGAGAACGGAATGGCTGCGGTAGAGCTTTACAAGCAGCTCAAACCCGATCTGGTAACGATGGATATCACCATGCCCGAAATGGACGGTATCGCTGGCGTCAAAGCGATAAGGGCCGTTGACCCGAACGCCAAGATCATTATGGTCAGCGCGATGGGACAGCAGGCGATGGTGATGGAGGCAATCCAGGCCGGGGCTAAAGACTTCATCGTGAAGCCTTTCCAACAGGAACGCATCCTGCAGGCGATGGAGCGGGTTTTAGCGAGAGCGGACTAAAACTGCGGTGACGAGAAGGGGATATAAGTGCCGGACATTCTGTCACAGGCCGAAATAGACGCGTTGTTAGCGGCTCTTTCTACAGGGCAAATTAAGCCGGAAGAAGCACCGGTTCAGACTGCTATTTCCGGGGTAAAGAAGTATGATTTCCGCCGGCCGAACAA
Encoded proteins:
- a CDS encoding chemotaxis protein CheD, which gives rise to MQEVAKAVIPSGTPEVQVGIADWKVGKEPVILITLGLGSCVGITLYDPVHKIGGLVHVMLPRMADFSKGSGKPAKFADTGIPLLLEEVLRLGANRRLLEAKMAGGAQMFTGADNKFRFDIGERNVEVAREVLRNLGIKVVAEDVGGNRGRTMVLDTATGRVMIKTLGSQIKEI
- a CDS encoding CheR family methyltransferase; the protein is MNFDTFRQKMHTAFGIDLTSYKETQLKRRTGNLMARRGIGDYAAYFNLLKNDREALQEFLDYLTINVTEFFRDPAMFRILEEKVIPELWTKRSLLKIWSAACSNGAEPYSVVMILEDLRPGGLYRIEATDIDRKILAAAIKGAYPAELLKNVSPARLAKYFRKEGDQFVFREEFKRRVAFKYHDLLKDPYGKGYDLIICRNVQIYFTKEAQNRLIKQFSEALSPGGYLFIGASETIFNYRDFGLEKSHPSFYRKV
- a CDS encoding chemotaxis protein CheC, with product MNDDVVDILQEVGNIGIGNAATALAEFLNAKVNVTVPRASLVPVEEVFDHIGGVEEIVAAVLLRVEGDLSGTVLFVFSEGSVLKLISQLLGQPIGSLEEIGGMGESVLMEVGNILTGSFLNAISMMSNLTIIPAVPLFTFDMLGSIISSSLLGTGMMEDQVLLIETKLAQEGDEVTGNLLFFFDVGTLNSLLNSLQVQLESL
- a CDS encoding flagellar brake protein: MLTKEQIGLAVNQRVLVALEGSDEYYVSSVEDITADAVFIAVPYRRQVPLVLSRGDRVTVQFTGENECFAFNTTVTSRREDRILLYGLAFPEEIKRIQRRRDVRLCVMLDVQYAEVPEGDAAPVFKPGQALDISAGGMRLVCEKEYPPGTVLLVKFRLPLRGSFFETVTKAEVVRTEPVALEKRRLYHSGVKFLDMPQNHRDKIFSYIFWKMMEQARLR
- a CDS encoding response regulator; this encodes MGKRVLIVDDAAFMRMMIKNILTKNGYEVVGEAENGMAAVELYKQLKPDLVTMDITMPEMDGIAGVKAIRAVDPNAKIIMVSAMGQQAMVMEAIQAGAKDFIVKPFQQERILQAMERVLARAD
- a CDS encoding flagellar hook-basal body protein, translating into MLRGIYTAATGLNLQQVAIDLVANNMANVSTTGFKSDRLSAASFPELLLLRVEPERKVQPVGSTGYGAEVAAVTTDYTQGPLENTGNLRDVALRGEGFLVVQTGAGERYFRGGTIFVDGEGYLVTANGDRVLGEGGPVQVGSSDYKIAPDGTVLAGENPVDRLLVVDFQDKGALIKEGNGYFRAAGSLPETATGTEVLQGYLEAANVDLTREMTVLIEGLRAYQLSQRALRTHDELLAKAVNQVGKVR
- a CDS encoding MinD/ParA family protein yields the protein MLDQAHKLRTLVNDLPPAVPRRRETGPRIITVTSGKGGVGKTSLVVNLGLVLARWGRRVLLFDGDLGLANIEVLLGLTPTYTLYEFLYGNKSIEEILCTGPYGLQVISGGSGMQELANLDSIQRQRLLDLLPYLRTRTDFVLVDTGAGISRNVLGFVAAAEEVVVVITPEPTSLTDAYGLIKVLARFKVHAEARLVVNRARSEKEAHQAAQRLQTVCSKFLGFNLSYLGEILEDAVVGQAVKEQRPLVLSQPYSVAAKSIGRIARCLVDGKEPTPKAAERFLDRLLKLFG
- a CDS encoding sigma-70 family RNA polymerase sigma factor gives rise to the protein MALTEAWQEYKTNGKDSAREELILKYLPLVKQLAARLAVRLPPWVSQEDLESAGIFGLMSAIDRFDPNHGTEFEAYAYLRIRGAMLDEIRRLTWLPRSLWQRMQEVNQVREELEKKRGQRPSDEELARILGITAGELAKVTFYFQAACPVSLEEVVNAGNGNRVCWGDLVEDPESPDPLELLCQGDDQSLLAEAVASLDEKLKLVLALYYQEGLTLKEIGRVLNVSESRVCQLHAKAIKKLREKILAMSEAGGVR